The genomic segment ATTCATTAAGTAACCGTTCAAGTTCCCTCTTCACATTTTCCAACTCTACAATATCTCTACTCTTTCTAATGATCGATTTATATGATTCTATCCTCTTACTTAAAGAATTTAAATCTAGCACAAAAACAAATTAACTTTACTTATTTATTTCCCTTTCCCCTATTGACATGAATTTATGCCCCTTTTCTCCCTGCTCAATGGTTGTGCACATACCATTTAACGATGTTTTGAATGACTGGTCGGCTACTAATACAAATAAATTAATAAATTATAAATTTCATTTACACTACAACATTTTTCGGAAGTATATGCCATTAAAGATAAGGAAAGAGCATTTAAATGAGATTATTAGGTCAGCCAAAAAATGTTACCCTATGGAGGCTTGCGGAATACTTGTCGGCAAAATTGTAGAGGGGGAAAGAGTTGTCTGTAAGGTTTACCACACGAGGAATGTGCTTGCTTCATCTTATGCCTACCAGATTGACCCCCAAGAACAGTTAAGGGTTTTTA from the Candidatus Methanomethylicota archaeon genome contains:
- a CDS encoding M67 family metallopeptidase, with translation MVVHIPFNDVLNDWSATNTNKLINYKFHLHYNIFRKYMPLKIRKEHLNEIIRSAKKCYPMEACGILVGKIVEGERVVCKVYHTRNVLASSYAYQIDPQEQLRVFKEAESQGLEVLGFYHSHPFLDSYWSEVDEKASKYWTGYLYLIISLKTGKINAYVKKDDGVEKEDVIVI